One window from the genome of Camelus bactrianus isolate YW-2024 breed Bactrian camel chromosome 4, ASM4877302v1, whole genome shotgun sequence encodes:
- the FUT7 gene encoding alpha-(1,3)-fucosyltransferase 7, protein MRNTGLSPARSLRGVGALASAALLAALWLLWLLQSTPGAAPAPRPTLTILIWHWPFAKQPPELPSNTCTSYGVAHCRLTADRSLLASADAVVFHHRELQTRQARLPLADRPPGQPWVWASMESPSHTHGLDRLRGIFNWVLSYRRDSDIFVPYGRLEPREGPAPPLPAKNGVAAWVVSNFQERQRRVQLYRQLAPHMRVDVFGRANRQPLCADCLLPTVARYLFYLSFENSQHRDYITEKFWHNALAAGTVPVVLGPSRATYEAFAPPDAFVHVDDFSSARELAAFLTGMNQSYYRRYFAWRDRLQLRLFRDWRERFCTICARYPHLPRGQVYQDLKGWFQA, encoded by the exons ATGCGTAATACCG GGCTCAGCCCCGCTCGGAGCCTTCGGGGTGTGGGAGCCCTGGCCAGCGCAGCCCTTCTCGCAGCCCTGTGGCTGCTGTGGCTGCTCCAGTCCACCCCTGGGGCCGCTCCGGCGCCCCGGCCCACGCTCACCATCCTCATCTGGCACTGGCCCTTCGCCAAGCAGCCCCCAGAGCTGCCCAGCAACACCTGCACCAGCTACGGGGTGGCCCACTGCCGCCTGACCGCCGACCGCAGCCTGCTGGCCAGTGCCGACGCTGTGGTCTTCCACCACCGAGAGCTGCAGACCCGGCAGGCCCGCCTGCCCCTGGCTGATCGGCCCCCTGGGCAGCCCTGGGTGTGGGCCTCTATGGAATCACCCAGCCACACCCACGGCCTCGACCGCCTCCGTGGCATCTTCAACTGGGTGCTGAGCTACCGGCGAGACTCCGACATCTTCGTGCCCTACGGCCGCCTGGAGCCCCGTGAAGGGCCTGCACCCCCGCTGCCGGCCAAGAATGGGGTGGCCGCCTGGGTGGTCAGCAACTTCCAGGAGCGGCAGCGGCGTGTGCAGCTGTACCGGCAGCTGGCACCTCACATGCGGGTGGATGTGTTCGGCCGCGCCAATCGGCAGCCACTGTGCGCCGACTGCCTGCTGCCCACCGTGGCCCGCTACCTCTTCTACCTGTCCTTCGAGAACTCCCAGCACCGAGACTACATCACTGAGAAGTTCTGGCACAATGCGCTGGCAGCCGGCACCGTGCCTGTGGTGCTGGGGCCCTCAAGGGCCACCTATGAGGCTTTTGCCCCGCCTGACGCCTTTGTGCATGTGGACGACTTCAGCTCAGCCCGAGAGCTGGCCGCCTTCCTCACCGGCATGAACCAGAGCTACTATCGGCGCTACTTTGCCTGGCGAGACCGGCTTCAGTTGCGGCTGTTCCGCGACTGGAGGGAGCGCTTCTGCACCATCTGCGCCCGCTACCCACACCTGCCCCGCGGCCAGGTCTACCAGGACCTCAAGGGCTGGTTCCAGGCCTGA
- the NPDC1 gene encoding neural proliferation differentiation and control protein 1 isoform X1, with translation MATPVPPPSPRHLRLLRLLLSGLVLGAAFRGAAAGRPDVATCPGSLDCALKRRARCPPGAHVCGPCLQPFREDPQGLCVPRRQRQPPGEGLPQPRLEDEIDFLAQELAQKEAGHSRLMAPPLGRQQLLEAAATLGLSEHGRGPDLGLSSTPGASSPTPRTSLGSMVSSGSVHMSPLEPRHGDGLALALILAFSMVGVAALAMAALCWCRLQRDIRLTQKADYTAPQAPGSPATPRISQPGDQRLAHSAEMYHYQHQRQQMRCLERHKEPPKELESVSSDEENEDGDFTVYECPGLAPTGEMEVRNPLFDHASLSAPPLQ, from the exons ATGGCGACGCCTGTCCCTCCGCCCTCCCCGCGGCACCTGCGGCTGCTGCGGCTGCTGCTTTCCGGCCTCGTCCTCGGCGCGGCCTTCCGCGGTGCGGCCGCCGGCCGCCCGG ATGTCGCCACCTGTCCTGGGAGCCTGGACTGTGCCCTGAAGAGGCGGGCACGGTGCCCCCCGGGTGCGCACGTCTGTGGGCCCTGCCTTCAGCCCTTCCGGGAGGATCCGCAGGGGCTCTGTGTGCCCAGGAGACAGCGCCAGCCTCCGG GGGAGGGCTTGCCCCAGCCCAGACTGGAAGATGAGATTGACTTCCTGGCCCAGGAGCTAGCccagaaggaggcagggcactCCAGGCTCATGGCCCCACCCCTCGGGCGACAGCAGCTCCTGGAGGCTG CTGCCACCCTGGGGCTCTCAGAGCATGGCCGGGGCCCCGACCTGGGCCTCTCCTCCACTCCGGGAGCCTCGTCGCCCACACCCCGCACCTCCCTGGGCTCCATGGTGTCATCTGGGTCGGTGCACATGTCCCCACTGGAGCCACGGCACGGTGATGGCCTCGCCCTCG CGCTGATCTTGGCGTTCTCCATGGTGGGCGTGGCCGCGCTGGCCATGGCGGCTCTCTGCTGGTGTAG GCTGCAGAGGGACATCCGCCTGACCCAGAAGGCAGACTACACGGCCCCACAGGCACCGGGCTCCCCCGCAACGCCCAGAATCTCG CAGCCCGGGGACCAGCGGCTGGCTCACAGCGCGGAGATGTACCACTACCAGCACCAGAGGCAGCAGATGCGGTGCCTGGAGCG GCATAAAGAGCCGCCCAAGGAGTTGGAGTCTGTCTCCTCCGACGAGGAGAACGAAGACGGCGACTTCACTGTATACGAGTGCCCAGGCCTGGCCCCG ACGGGAGAGATGGAGGTTCGGAACCCACTGTTCGACCATGCCTCGCTGTCTGCACCCCCGCTGCAGTGA
- the NPDC1 gene encoding neural proliferation differentiation and control protein 1 isoform X3 — protein sequence MATPVPPPSPRHLRLLRLLLSGLVLGAAFRGAAAGRPDVATCPGSLDCALKRRARCPPGAHVCGPCLQPFREDPQGLCVPRRQRQPPAATLGLSEHGRGPDLGLSSTPGASSPTPRTSLGSMVSSGSVHMSPLEPRHGDGLALALILAFSMVGVAALAMAALCWCRLQRDIRLTQKADYTAPQAPGSPATPRISQPGDQRLAHSAEMYHYQHQRQQMRCLERHKEPPKELESVSSDEENEDGDFTVYECPGLAPTGEMEVRNPLFDHASLSAPPLQ from the exons ATGGCGACGCCTGTCCCTCCGCCCTCCCCGCGGCACCTGCGGCTGCTGCGGCTGCTGCTTTCCGGCCTCGTCCTCGGCGCGGCCTTCCGCGGTGCGGCCGCCGGCCGCCCGG ATGTCGCCACCTGTCCTGGGAGCCTGGACTGTGCCCTGAAGAGGCGGGCACGGTGCCCCCCGGGTGCGCACGTCTGTGGGCCCTGCCTTCAGCCCTTCCGGGAGGATCCGCAGGGGCTCTGTGTGCCCAGGAGACAGCGCCAGCCTCCGG CTGCCACCCTGGGGCTCTCAGAGCATGGCCGGGGCCCCGACCTGGGCCTCTCCTCCACTCCGGGAGCCTCGTCGCCCACACCCCGCACCTCCCTGGGCTCCATGGTGTCATCTGGGTCGGTGCACATGTCCCCACTGGAGCCACGGCACGGTGATGGCCTCGCCCTCG CGCTGATCTTGGCGTTCTCCATGGTGGGCGTGGCCGCGCTGGCCATGGCGGCTCTCTGCTGGTGTAG GCTGCAGAGGGACATCCGCCTGACCCAGAAGGCAGACTACACGGCCCCACAGGCACCGGGCTCCCCCGCAACGCCCAGAATCTCG CAGCCCGGGGACCAGCGGCTGGCTCACAGCGCGGAGATGTACCACTACCAGCACCAGAGGCAGCAGATGCGGTGCCTGGAGCG GCATAAAGAGCCGCCCAAGGAGTTGGAGTCTGTCTCCTCCGACGAGGAGAACGAAGACGGCGACTTCACTGTATACGAGTGCCCAGGCCTGGCCCCG ACGGGAGAGATGGAGGTTCGGAACCCACTGTTCGACCATGCCTCGCTGTCTGCACCCCCGCTGCAGTGA
- the NPDC1 gene encoding neural proliferation differentiation and control protein 1 isoform X2 — protein MATPVPPPSPRHLRLLRLLLSGLVLGAAFRGAAAGRPDVATCPGSLDCALKRRARCPPGAHVCGPCLQPFREDPQGLCVPRRQRQPPGEGLPQPRLEDEIDFLAQELAQKEAGHSRLMAPPLGRQQLLEAAATLGLSEHGRGPDLGLSSTPGASSPTPRTSLGSMVSSGSVHMSPLEPRHGDGLALALILAFSMVGVAALAMAALCWCRLQRDIRLTQKADYTAPQAPGSPATPRISPGDQRLAHSAEMYHYQHQRQQMRCLERHKEPPKELESVSSDEENEDGDFTVYECPGLAPTGEMEVRNPLFDHASLSAPPLQ, from the exons ATGGCGACGCCTGTCCCTCCGCCCTCCCCGCGGCACCTGCGGCTGCTGCGGCTGCTGCTTTCCGGCCTCGTCCTCGGCGCGGCCTTCCGCGGTGCGGCCGCCGGCCGCCCGG ATGTCGCCACCTGTCCTGGGAGCCTGGACTGTGCCCTGAAGAGGCGGGCACGGTGCCCCCCGGGTGCGCACGTCTGTGGGCCCTGCCTTCAGCCCTTCCGGGAGGATCCGCAGGGGCTCTGTGTGCCCAGGAGACAGCGCCAGCCTCCGG GGGAGGGCTTGCCCCAGCCCAGACTGGAAGATGAGATTGACTTCCTGGCCCAGGAGCTAGCccagaaggaggcagggcactCCAGGCTCATGGCCCCACCCCTCGGGCGACAGCAGCTCCTGGAGGCTG CTGCCACCCTGGGGCTCTCAGAGCATGGCCGGGGCCCCGACCTGGGCCTCTCCTCCACTCCGGGAGCCTCGTCGCCCACACCCCGCACCTCCCTGGGCTCCATGGTGTCATCTGGGTCGGTGCACATGTCCCCACTGGAGCCACGGCACGGTGATGGCCTCGCCCTCG CGCTGATCTTGGCGTTCTCCATGGTGGGCGTGGCCGCGCTGGCCATGGCGGCTCTCTGCTGGTGTAG GCTGCAGAGGGACATCCGCCTGACCCAGAAGGCAGACTACACGGCCCCACAGGCACCGGGCTCCCCCGCAACGCCCAGAATCTCG CCCGGGGACCAGCGGCTGGCTCACAGCGCGGAGATGTACCACTACCAGCACCAGAGGCAGCAGATGCGGTGCCTGGAGCG GCATAAAGAGCCGCCCAAGGAGTTGGAGTCTGTCTCCTCCGACGAGGAGAACGAAGACGGCGACTTCACTGTATACGAGTGCCCAGGCCTGGCCCCG ACGGGAGAGATGGAGGTTCGGAACCCACTGTTCGACCATGCCTCGCTGTCTGCACCCCCGCTGCAGTGA
- the ENTPD2 gene encoding ectonucleoside triphosphate diphosphohydrolase 2: MARKVLSLLPPLLLAATGLLGLLLLCVPTRDVREPPALKYGIVLDAGSSHTSMFIYKWPADKENDTGIVGQHSSCDVHGGGISSYADNPPGAGQSLVECLDQALQDVPKERHSGTPLYLGATAGMRLLNLTSPEASANVLAAVTQTLTQYPFDFRGARILSGQDEGVFGWVTANYLLENFIKYGWVGRWFRPRKGTLGAMDLGGASTQITFETASPIEDPTSEVQLRLYGQLYRVYTHSFLCYGRDQVLRRLLASALQAHGFHPCWPRGYSTHVLLRDVYESPCTAAQRPQTFNSSARISLSGRSDPALCRGLISQLFNFSSCRFSRCSFNGIFQPPVAGNFIAFSAFFYTVDFLRTVMRLPVATLQQLEAAVVTICNQTWSELLARAPGERARLPDYCAGAMFVQQLLSRGYRFDERTFGGVTFQKKAGDTAVGWALGYMLNLTNLIPADPPGLRKGTDFSSWVVLLLLFAAMLLAAFVLLLRQARSAKSPSVI; the protein is encoded by the exons ATGGCCCGGAAGGTGCTGtcgctgctgccgccgctgctgctggCTGCGACCGGCCTCCTCGGCCTCCTGCTGCTGTGCGTCCCCACCCGCGACGTCCGGGAGCCGCCCGCCCTCAAG tATGGCATCGTCCTGGATGCTGGCTCTTCCCACACATCCATGTTCATCTACAAGTGGCCGGCGGACAAGGAGAATGACACGGGCATCGTGGGTCAGCACAGCTCCTGTGATGTACACG GCGGGGGCATCTCTAGCTATGCGGACAACCCTCCTGGGGCTGGCCAGAGTCTTGTTGAATGCCTGGACCAGGCGCTTCAGGATGTGCCCAAGGAGAGACACTCAGGCACACCCCTCTACCTGGGAGCCACGGCTGGTATGCGCCTACTGAA CCTGACTAGTCCAGAGGCTTCAGCCAACGTGCTCGCGGCCGTGACGCAGACGCTGACCCAGTACCCCTTTGACTTCCGTGGTGCCCGCATCCTCTCGGGCCAGGATGAGGGGGTGTTTGGCTGGGTGACTGCCAACTACCTGCTGGAGAACTTCATCAAG TATGGCTGGGTGGGCCGGTGGTTCCGGCCAAGGAAGGGGACGCTGGGGGCTATGGACCTGGGAGGAGCCTCCACACAGATCACCTTCGAGACAGCCAGCCCCATTGAGGATCCAACCAGCGAGGTCCAGCTGCGGCTCTACGGCCAGCTCTACCGCGTCTACACCCACAGCTTCCTCTGCTATGGCCGCGACCAGGTGCTCCGGAGGCTGCTGGCCAGTGCGCTCCAG GCCCATGGCTTCCACCCCTGCTGGCCGAGGGGCTATTCCACTCACGTGCTGCTCCGGGACGTGTACGAGTCACCATGCACTGCGGCCCAGCGGCCCCAGACCTTCAACAGCAGCGCCAGGATCAGCCTGTCAGGGAGAAGCGACCCTGCCCTGTGCCGTGGCCTCATCTCCCAGCTCTTTAACTTCTCCTCCTGCCGCTTCTCTAGATGCTCCTTCAACGGCATCTTCCAGCCCCCTGTGGCTGGGAACTTTATC GCCTTCTCCGCTTTCTTCTACACAGTGGATTTCCTGAGGACTGTGATGAGGCTGCCGGTGGCAACCCTGCAGCAGCTCGAGGCAGCTGTGGTCACCATCTGCAACCAGACATGGAGTGAG CTGCTGGCTCGAGCGCCCGGGGAGAGGGCCCGCCTGCCGGACTACTGTGCCGGAGCCATGTTTGTGCAGCAGCTGCTGAGCCGAGGCTACCGCTTCGACGAGCGCACCTTCGGAGGCGTGACCTTCCAGAAGAAG GCCGGGGACACTGCGGTCGGTTGGGCGCTTGGCTACATGCTGAACCTGACTAACCTGATCCCCGCCGACCCGCCCGGGCTGCGCAAGGGGACAGACTTCAGCTCCTGGGTCGTCCTCCTCCTGCTTTTCGCTGCCATGCTCCTGGCCGCGTTCGTCCTTCTGCTGCGCCAGGCGCGCTCTGCTAAGTCGCCAAGTGTCATCTAA